One part of the Gossypium raimondii isolate GPD5lz chromosome 1, ASM2569854v1, whole genome shotgun sequence genome encodes these proteins:
- the LOC105785563 gene encoding uncharacterized protein LOC105785563, producing MSILWEKSETWRWLVRRTRDSKPFFLAFATLCGVVPGVIGYGVMQLTNSRNPHLEARLRENARPESLMMGKVNQERLAEYLGELQRKEDTNDRYVAALRGETLTRTPYQRIQPVPKQNAEKKNNSNEKA from the exons ATGTCAATACTATGGGAAAAAAGCGAGACATGGCGGTGGCTAGTGAGGAGAACAAGGGACTCGAAGCCGTTCTTCTTGGCCTTTGCCACCCTCTGCGGCGTTGTTCCGGGTGTCATTGGCTACGGCGTCATGCAACTTACCAACTCCCGCAACCCTCACTTGGAGGCCCGGCTGCGCGAAAACGCTCGCCCCGAATCCCTC ATGATGGGGAAAGTGAACCAAGAGCGATTAGCGGAATACCTTGGGGAGCTCCAGCGGAAAGAGGATACAAATGATCGGTATGTAGCTGCTTTGAGGGGAGAGACATTGACTAGGACTCCTTATCAGAGAATTCAGCCTGTTCCAAAGCAAAACGCTGAGAAGAAGAACAACAGCAACGAGAAGGCTTAG